One region of Chryseobacterium muglaense genomic DNA includes:
- a CDS encoding DMT family transporter, translated as MKNYKLTFAILTVAIVWGTTFLSIRVAVETIPAWFVAGIRQFLAGIIMLMILLYRKEFKWIGWKNLGYQIIFSTLMLVIANGMTTVAEETVTSSLASLMSACSPIAVFLGSVAFGLQKFSFRALLGIILCFSGILFIFWDGLNDLSNPDYLMGIIFLFAAILGWASGTIFTKKLNLQSKNITLNLFYQFIFAGVVQLCFAFLFSESYNFDNWSIKSISAMLYLALFGSVAAFFAFHYALTKISPVQVSILAYINTIISIFLSWLILDEKISAKFIIAAVLIIAGVFIINYNPELFKRKNIEN; from the coding sequence TTGAAAAACTATAAACTTACTTTTGCCATCCTCACAGTCGCCATTGTCTGGGGCACTACTTTTTTATCCATTCGTGTGGCTGTAGAAACTATTCCGGCATGGTTTGTTGCGGGAATCCGTCAGTTTTTAGCAGGGATAATCATGTTGATGATACTTTTGTACAGAAAAGAATTTAAATGGATTGGCTGGAAAAACCTAGGTTATCAGATTATTTTCTCAACCTTAATGCTCGTTATTGCCAACGGAATGACGACCGTTGCAGAAGAAACCGTAACCAGCAGTTTGGCTTCATTAATGAGCGCCTGCTCACCCATCGCAGTCTTTTTAGGAAGTGTGGCTTTTGGATTACAAAAATTCAGTTTCCGGGCTTTATTAGGGATAATATTATGTTTCAGCGGTATTCTTTTTATATTTTGGGATGGATTGAATGATTTGTCAAATCCTGATTATCTGATGGGTATTATTTTTCTTTTTGCTGCCATTTTAGGTTGGGCATCGGGAACTATTTTCACTAAAAAACTAAATCTTCAGAGCAAAAATATCACGCTTAATCTTTTCTATCAATTTATATTTGCCGGAGTTGTACAGCTTTGTTTCGCCTTTCTTTTTTCAGAATCCTATAATTTTGACAACTGGAGTATAAAAAGTATTTCGGCAATGCTTTATCTTGCCCTTTTCGGTTCTGTAGCGGCTTTCTTTGCATTTCATTATGCTTTAACAAAAATTTCTCCGGTACAGGTTTCAATTTTAGCTTATATCAATACGATTATTTCTATATTTTTGAGTTGGCTGATTTTAGATGAAAAAATTTCGGCTAAATTTATCATTGCGGCAGTACTGATTATCGCCGGCGTTTTTATTATTAATTATAATCCGGAACTTTTTAAGAGAAAAAATATTGAAAACTAA
- the ahcY gene encoding adenosylhomocysteinase — translation MSTTTQYVPYKVKDISLAEWGRKEITLAEAEMPGLMSIREEYGPSQPLKGARIAGCLHMTIQTAVLIETLVALGADVTWSSCNIFSTQDHAAAAIAAAGIPVYAWKGLNEEDFDWCIEQTLFFGEDRKPLNMILDDGGDLTNMVFDKYPEFTKDIKGLSEETTTGVHRLYERMKNGTLVMPAINVNDSVTKSKFDNKYGCKESAVDAVRRATDLMLAGKRVVVCGYGDVGKGTAASFRGAGSIVTVTEIDPICALQAAMDGFEVKRLDTVVDNADIVITTTGNFNIVRGEHFLKMKDKAIVCNIGHFDNEIDMAWLNENYGSTKSEVKPQVDIYTIEGKEVIILAEGRLVNLGCATGHPSFVMSNSFSNQTLAQIELWNNSAAYGNEVYMLPKHLDEKVAALHLKKLSVELEVLSTEQAEYIGVDVKGPFKPEYYRY, via the coding sequence ATGAGTACAACAACACAATACGTTCCTTATAAAGTTAAGGACATTTCCTTAGCAGAATGGGGAAGAAAAGAAATTACCCTTGCAGAAGCAGAAATGCCAGGTTTGATGTCAATTCGTGAAGAATACGGACCATCTCAACCATTAAAAGGAGCAAGAATCGCAGGATGTCTTCACATGACTATTCAAACTGCAGTTTTAATCGAAACTTTAGTGGCTCTTGGTGCTGATGTTACTTGGTCTTCTTGTAATATTTTCTCTACACAAGACCATGCTGCTGCTGCTATTGCTGCTGCCGGAATTCCTGTTTATGCTTGGAAAGGTCTTAACGAAGAAGATTTCGACTGGTGTATTGAGCAGACTTTATTCTTCGGTGAAGACAGAAAACCATTAAACATGATTTTGGATGATGGTGGAGATTTAACAAACATGGTTTTTGATAAATACCCTGAATTTACAAAAGACATCAAAGGACTTTCTGAAGAAACTACAACTGGTGTTCACAGATTGTACGAAAGAATGAAAAACGGAACTTTGGTAATGCCTGCAATCAATGTAAATGATTCAGTGACTAAATCAAAATTCGACAACAAATACGGATGTAAAGAATCTGCAGTAGATGCTGTAAGAAGAGCGACAGACCTTATGTTGGCAGGAAAAAGAGTGGTAGTTTGCGGATATGGAGACGTTGGTAAAGGTACTGCTGCTTCTTTTAGAGGAGCTGGTTCTATCGTTACTGTAACTGAAATTGATCCAATTTGTGCGCTTCAAGCTGCAATGGACGGTTTTGAAGTAAAAAGATTAGATACTGTAGTTGATAACGCAGATATCGTGATCACTACGACTGGTAACTTCAACATTGTAAGAGGAGAACATTTCCTTAAAATGAAAGACAAAGCTATCGTTTGTAACATCGGTCACTTCGATAACGAAATCGATATGGCTTGGTTGAACGAAAACTATGGTTCTACAAAATCTGAAGTTAAACCTCAAGTTGACATCTACACAATCGAAGGTAAAGAAGTAATTATTCTTGCTGAAGGTAGATTGGTAAACCTTGGTTGTGCTACAGGTCACCCATCTTTTGTAATGTCTAACTCTTTCTCTAACCAGACTTTGGCTCAAATCGAACTTTGGAACAACTCTGCAGCTTACGGAAACGAAGTATATATGTTGCCTAAGCATTTAGATGAAAAAGTAGCTGCTCTTCACCTTAAAAAATTAAGCGTTGAGTTAGAAGTTCTTTCTACTGAACAAGCTGAGTACATCGGTGTTGACGTGAAAGGTCCTTTCAAACCTGAGTATTACAGATATTAA
- a CDS encoding HugZ family pyridoxamine 5'-phosphate oxidase: MNHTNTQEESQRQAKPLAPKVKELVERTKSIILATVDAEGTPNSSYAPFVQVENTFYILVSFMAKHTKNLADGRKTSIMFIEDESATKQIYARERLTIEASTSQVERDSETWNTVVSQLKETHGKVVDVISEMKDFILIGLHPVKGSYVNGFGSAYFVDENLEIMEHRNEVNHQSK; this comes from the coding sequence ATGAATCATACAAATACTCAGGAAGAATCTCAAAGACAAGCAAAACCTCTTGCACCTAAAGTAAAAGAATTAGTAGAAAGAACTAAAAGCATCATTTTGGCAACTGTAGATGCTGAGGGAACGCCTAATTCTAGCTATGCTCCTTTTGTGCAAGTAGAAAATACATTTTATATTTTGGTTTCTTTCATGGCTAAACATACCAAAAATCTTGCTGACGGAAGAAAAACTTCTATCATGTTTATCGAAGATGAGTCTGCTACAAAGCAAATTTATGCAAGAGAAAGATTAACAATTGAAGCTTCTACTTCTCAGGTTGAAAGAGATTCTGAAACTTGGAATACAGTTGTTTCTCAGTTAAAAGAAACTCACGGAAAAGTGGTTGATGTAATTTCTGAAATGAAAGATTTTATCTTAATCGGTCTTCATCCTGTGAAAGGTTCTTATGTGAACGGTTTCGGAAGTGCTTATTTTGTAGATGAAAATCTTGAAATTATGGAGCACAGAAATGAGGTGAATCATCAGTCTAAATAG
- a CDS encoding BspA family leucine-rich repeat surface protein has protein sequence MLKRIYVSIIFIFLGQFFKAQEEFITVWKPSMNQTSPVVSGTPSTDIQIWLPVRGNNFTIYWEEIGYPQNHSTLTNVSSAYQILINFSEPLNPNSADATYRLKITNGNGNFHSIRFADSALFPNGTGLVGDSDKLLTIEQWGTTPWSTMKQAFSMCRNMDITATDIPNLSNITSLQNAFVACNNLVGNSSMANWDISNVTDLSLTFSACLLFNQPIGSWNTSNVTLMSSTFSTATTFNQPLSNWNTSKVEDTAGMFLNATAFNQPIGNWDMSKNKNMEFMFYGTNFNLPLANWNTSQVTKMSYMFKNAPLFNQNIENWNTSNVVNTEFMFENATNFNQNLGNWNLTSLSTAMFMLNNTGLDCLNYSRTIKGWSLNSITPNNIYLANVNPSKYASDITIDRNNLLAKGWFFQGDTLGSCSVLSTSEVNSKDLFTIYPNPVTDFIHIKNLKSSNSTYKIIDANGRIVSQGKVSEDQIDIRNLVKGNYILQVKTQQAVKNLKFIKN, from the coding sequence ATGCTTAAGAGAATATATGTTTCTATTATTTTTATTTTTTTAGGGCAATTTTTTAAAGCTCAAGAAGAGTTTATAACCGTATGGAAACCGTCAATGAATCAAACCTCTCCTGTAGTAAGCGGAACCCCATCAACAGATATACAAATCTGGCTACCGGTAAGAGGAAATAATTTCACTATTTATTGGGAGGAAATTGGTTATCCGCAAAATCACTCTACGTTAACAAACGTAAGCTCTGCATACCAGATTCTAATTAATTTTAGCGAACCTTTAAACCCTAATTCGGCAGATGCTACCTATAGGCTAAAAATCACCAATGGAAACGGAAATTTTCACAGCATCAGATTTGCAGACTCCGCTTTATTCCCCAATGGGACAGGTCTTGTAGGCGACAGTGACAAATTGCTCACTATCGAACAATGGGGCACAACTCCTTGGTCTACGATGAAACAAGCTTTCTCAATGTGCAGAAATATGGACATTACTGCAACTGACATTCCTAATTTGTCTAATATTACCTCTCTTCAAAACGCATTTGTAGCGTGTAATAATTTAGTAGGAAATTCAAGTATGGCTAATTGGGACATTTCTAATGTAACAGATCTCAGCTTAACTTTTTCTGCGTGTCTTCTTTTTAATCAGCCTATTGGAAGTTGGAATACCAGCAACGTTACCTTAATGTCATCCACTTTTTCAACTGCAACAACATTTAATCAACCACTTTCAAACTGGAATACCTCGAAAGTTGAAGATACTGCAGGAATGTTTCTTAACGCAACTGCTTTTAATCAACCTATCGGAAATTGGGATATGTCTAAAAACAAAAACATGGAGTTTATGTTTTACGGAACAAACTTCAATCTACCCTTAGCAAACTGGAACACTTCACAGGTTACCAAAATGTCTTACATGTTCAAAAATGCACCTTTATTTAATCAAAATATAGAAAACTGGAATACCAGCAATGTAGTGAATACCGAATTTATGTTTGAAAATGCAACAAATTTTAACCAAAATCTTGGAAATTGGAATTTAACATCGCTTTCCACAGCGATGTTTATGCTTAATAATACAGGATTAGATTGTTTAAATTACAGCAGAACAATAAAAGGATGGTCATTAAACAGCATTACTCCAAATAATATTTATTTAGCGAATGTAAATCCATCAAAATATGCTTCAGATATAACGATTGATCGCAATAATCTTTTGGCAAAAGGATGGTTTTTTCAGGGAGACACTCTGGGATCATGTAGTGTTTTGAGTACATCTGAAGTTAATTCAAAAGATTTGTTTACAATTTACCCAAACCCGGTTACAGATTTTATTCATATTAAAAATTTAAAAAGCTCAAACTCTACTTATAAAATCATTGATGCAAACGGAAGAATTGTTTCGCAGGGAAAAGTAAGTGAAGACCAAATTGACATCAGAAATTTGGTAAAAGGAAATTACATTCTTCAGGTTAAAACACAGCAGGCAGTGAAAAATCTAAAATTTATCAAAAATTAA
- a CDS encoding BspA family leucine-rich repeat surface protein, whose amino-acid sequence MCKKLLLFISLIFFQIANAQNEFITIWKPGITSTPVVSVNAPFQANSNQIWFPGTGQNYTIRWEEIGFPQHFGVMENVTSTGQILIDFGTPSKEDGANTSYRVKVSNGNGVFQQIKFATYQIFGNADALLPILQMQGSADKLLTIEQWGNIEWISMSSAFANCQRVDITAIDSPNLSQVTDASLMFYRANSFSGGSFMQNWDTSTIQNFSFMFALQHIGQVYSPDLINFNPPNLNNWDVSSATNLSFMFAGRSAFNQNINSWNVANVKNTAWMFTACGSYNQPLNSWNTSNFENINNMFSVTALFNQPLDNWDTSKVTNMNGTFSSSQNFNQPLEIWDVSRVKKMGSMFGNAQSFNQSLGNWDLSSLESAGGIFTSSGINCENYSKTLKGWAENPNTPDNVSLTNLLPMQYAANVTSNRDFLINKGWTFSGDVLGSCTLKINETAFSNQINIYPNPASDILYIKNAKDVKSFIITDFSGRIVLKNNLVKDFINIQSLSTGNYILQLITTKNIENFKFIKQ is encoded by the coding sequence ATGTGTAAAAAACTTTTACTTTTTATTTCTCTTATTTTTTTTCAAATAGCAAATGCTCAAAATGAATTCATTACAATCTGGAAACCCGGAATTACATCAACACCGGTTGTAAGCGTAAACGCACCATTTCAAGCCAATTCAAATCAAATTTGGTTTCCTGGTACAGGGCAAAATTATACAATTCGTTGGGAAGAAATCGGCTTTCCTCAACATTTTGGCGTAATGGAAAATGTAACCTCAACGGGGCAGATTTTAATTGATTTTGGCACACCTTCAAAAGAAGACGGCGCCAATACATCTTATCGCGTGAAAGTTTCAAACGGAAACGGTGTTTTTCAGCAGATAAAATTTGCAACATATCAGATTTTTGGAAATGCAGATGCACTTTTACCTATATTACAGATGCAGGGCAGCGCAGACAAACTCCTAACGATTGAACAATGGGGAAATATTGAATGGATTTCTATGAGTTCAGCATTTGCAAATTGTCAGAGAGTAGACATTACGGCTATTGACTCACCTAATCTCAGCCAAGTTACTGATGCTTCACTGATGTTTTACAGAGCTAATTCTTTCTCGGGAGGTAGTTTTATGCAGAACTGGGATACATCGACCATTCAAAATTTCAGTTTTATGTTCGCTTTGCAACATATAGGACAGGTTTATTCTCCTGATCTGATTAATTTCAATCCGCCTAACCTTAATAATTGGGATGTTTCTTCAGCAACCAACCTAAGTTTCATGTTCGCAGGAAGAAGTGCTTTTAATCAAAATATCAACTCCTGGAATGTGGCTAATGTTAAAAATACAGCATGGATGTTTACTGCATGTGGTAGTTACAATCAGCCACTTAATAGTTGGAATACTTCCAATTTCGAAAATATAAACAATATGTTTTCGGTAACAGCATTATTTAATCAGCCACTAGATAATTGGGACACTTCTAAAGTCACCAATATGAATGGTACCTTTTCTTCCAGTCAAAATTTTAATCAGCCTTTGGAAATTTGGGACGTAAGCCGGGTTAAAAAAATGGGCTCGATGTTTGGTAATGCCCAATCTTTCAATCAATCACTTGGGAACTGGGATCTTTCTTCACTGGAATCGGCAGGCGGAATTTTTACAAGTTCAGGTATTAACTGTGAAAATTATAGTAAAACGCTTAAAGGATGGGCAGAAAATCCCAATACACCGGATAATGTAAGCCTTACTAACCTGCTGCCAATGCAATATGCAGCTAATGTTACTTCTAATAGAGATTTTCTAATCAACAAAGGCTGGACATTTTCCGGAGATGTTTTGGGAAGTTGCACATTAAAAATTAATGAAACAGCTTTTTCAAATCAGATAAACATTTATCCTAATCCGGCATCAGATATTCTTTATATAAAGAACGCTAAAGATGTAAAAAGCTTTATTATAACAGATTTTAGTGGGAGAATAGTACTAAAAAACAATTTGGTTAAAGATTTTATCAATATCCAAAGTCTTAGTACCGGAAATTATATTTTACAGCTAATAACGACTAAAAATATTGAGAATTTTAAGTTTATTAAACAATAA
- a CDS encoding helix-turn-helix domain-containing protein: MGRVNTPHLSTVSREELEILQIKSANASLRKRCQLILLKGDGRSSKDVGSILRMSHVSVNSWVKRYKEEGILGLSIKPGRGKKGLLNLEEDKDSILESIKKHRQKVSSAKAEWELVSGKKVSEKTFKRFLKSLVEDING, from the coding sequence ATGGGTCGAGTAAATACACCACATTTAAGTACGGTTTCAAGAGAAGAATTAGAAATATTGCAGATAAAGTCTGCTAATGCAAGCTTACGCAAACGCTGTCAACTGATTCTGTTAAAAGGGGATGGTCGTAGTTCAAAAGATGTAGGAAGTATTTTGAGAATGAGCCACGTGAGCGTTAACAGTTGGGTTAAACGATATAAAGAAGAAGGAATTTTGGGTTTGTCTATTAAACCTGGAAGAGGGAAAAAAGGGTTATTGAATTTAGAAGAAGATAAGGATTCGATTTTGGAATCTATAAAAAAGCATCGTCAGAAAGTATCCTCAGCCAAAGCAGAATGGGAGTTGGTGAGTGGGAAAAAAGTGAGCGAAAAAACCTTTAAACGGTTTTTAAAAAGCTTGGTGGAAGATATAAACGGATAA
- a CDS encoding IS630 family transposase, translating into MRKRPKGKCNEELYVSKKLDLQELETLESMGLIDLFYGDESHVSSEGYVPYGWQFPDEEVAVYVEKGYKTNIFAMINRSNVCHWKTTEQNINSEFVINFLEDLSFKIQKKTVVALDNASVHRSKLLKQNIENWEQRGLFIFYLPPYSPHLNIAETLWRKLKTEWLYHEDYLEKDTLFYSVNRCMANVGKHLNIRFSQFNAK; encoded by the coding sequence ATAAGAAAACGTCCTAAAGGTAAATGCAATGAAGAGTTGTATGTCTCCAAAAAGTTAGATTTACAAGAACTAGAAACTCTGGAAAGTATGGGGTTGATTGATTTGTTTTATGGAGATGAGAGCCATGTAAGTAGCGAAGGCTATGTTCCTTATGGATGGCAATTCCCTGATGAAGAAGTAGCTGTTTATGTAGAAAAAGGCTACAAAACAAATATTTTTGCAATGATTAACCGCTCCAACGTATGCCATTGGAAAACCACCGAGCAAAACATTAACAGTGAATTTGTGATAAATTTTTTAGAGGATTTATCTTTTAAAATACAGAAAAAAACGGTAGTTGCTTTAGATAATGCATCTGTTCACCGGTCAAAACTATTAAAGCAGAATATAGAAAATTGGGAACAAAGAGGATTATTTATCTTCTATCTGCCACCCTATTCTCCACATCTGAACATTGCGGAAACCTTATGGCGAAAATTGAAAACAGAGTGGCTATATCATGAAGATTATCTTGAAAAAGATACTTTATTCTACTCCGTAAACAGATGTATGGCAAATGTAGGAAAACATCTAAACATCCGTTTCTCGCAATTTAATGCAAAATAA
- the yiaA gene encoding inner membrane protein YiaA, whose protein sequence is MKKQGVSNAFVAASWIALGAGMVGFIVGLVRAEMLLNEKGYYFTILLYGLFAVISLQKAVRDRLENIKVTDIYYGICWFATISSIVLLTIGLFNATILPSEKGFYAFAFLLALFGAIAVQKNTRDNMTQE, encoded by the coding sequence ATGAAAAAACAAGGAGTTTCAAATGCATTCGTTGCAGCATCATGGATTGCTTTAGGAGCAGGAATGGTTGGTTTTATTGTAGGTTTGGTAAGAGCTGAAATGTTGCTTAACGAAAAAGGCTACTACTTCACCATCCTACTCTATGGTTTATTTGCCGTAATTTCTTTACAAAAAGCAGTTCGAGACAGATTAGAAAATATCAAGGTTACCGATATTTATTACGGAATCTGCTGGTTCGCTACCATATCATCTATCGTTTTGTTGACGATAGGATTATTCAATGCAACTATTTTACCGAGTGAAAAAGGATTTTATGCTTTTGCATTTTTACTGGCTTTATTTGGTGCAATCGCCGTTCAGAAGAATACCCGAGACAATATGACTCAGGAATAG
- a CDS encoding BspA family leucine-rich repeat surface protein: MKKTISLFFFIIISFFAQAQNEFITIWEPGFTTNPTININAPFQSNSNQIWFPGIGENYTIEWEEVGYPQNNGIMTNVTSTSQVLIDFGPVREGSAPATRYRVKVSNGNGIFRQIQFATHLPFNNNIETNVPNIQLYGNSEKIREIEQWGNIVWSTMKCAFTNCQKLQLTATDSPNLSMVTDASLMFYRAFEFLGASSMQNWDTSNIKNFSFMFAAHYSGINFATLPLYFNPPYLGNWDMSSANDLSYMFTARDLFNQNLNNWNVSNVSKMNWMFAFCTNFNQPLNNWNTSSLTDMHYMFSNNVAFNQPLDNWDVSNVKNMNTAFGGCSSFNQPLNIWNVANVTKMNNLFAGTTVFNQPLNSWDVENVTTMNGMFSSAVNFNQPLSSWNVRKVTEMSNMFSGASSFNQSLENWNLSALVLAHKMLFNTGLNCINYSKTLSGWADNPSAPNNINLSSVEPAVYAANILPKRTILINRGWTITNDVMGSCILSTSEYPGVKEFSIYPNPATDFIYLKNSNQSTDYSIFELSGKIVLQGKLKNNEINIKNLSKGNYILQVKTKDDIENFKFIKK, encoded by the coding sequence ATGAAAAAGACAATCTCTTTGTTTTTCTTTATTATCATTTCGTTTTTTGCTCAGGCTCAAAATGAGTTTATCACCATCTGGGAACCCGGTTTTACAACTAATCCGACAATAAACATCAATGCACCTTTTCAATCCAATTCCAACCAAATATGGTTTCCTGGTATAGGAGAAAATTATACTATCGAATGGGAGGAAGTCGGCTACCCACAAAACAATGGCATCATGACCAACGTAACTTCTACCAGCCAGGTATTGATAGATTTCGGCCCTGTACGCGAAGGAAGTGCTCCTGCGACTCGGTACAGAGTAAAAGTATCCAACGGAAACGGAATTTTCAGACAGATACAATTTGCCACCCACTTGCCTTTTAATAATAATATTGAAACCAATGTTCCTAATATTCAGTTATATGGTAATTCAGAAAAGATCAGAGAGATTGAACAATGGGGGAACATTGTCTGGAGCACTATGAAATGTGCTTTTACCAACTGTCAAAAACTACAGCTTACGGCAACAGACAGCCCGAATTTAAGTATGGTCACAGATGCATCGCTTATGTTTTACAGAGCCTTTGAGTTTTTAGGAGCAAGCTCTATGCAGAATTGGGATACTTCGAACATTAAAAATTTCAGCTTTATGTTTGCTGCTCATTACAGTGGGATTAATTTTGCAACACTTCCGCTATATTTCAATCCTCCGTATTTAGGCAATTGGGATATGTCTTCTGCAAACGATCTTAGCTATATGTTCACAGCAAGAGATTTATTTAACCAAAACCTCAACAACTGGAATGTTTCTAATGTCTCGAAGATGAACTGGATGTTTGCATTTTGTACAAATTTTAATCAGCCTTTAAATAATTGGAATACTTCAAGTCTTACAGATATGCACTACATGTTTAGTAATAACGTCGCCTTTAATCAACCTCTGGATAACTGGGATGTTTCTAATGTTAAAAATATGAATACGGCTTTCGGTGGTTGCAGTTCCTTCAATCAACCTTTGAATATTTGGAATGTAGCAAATGTCACAAAAATGAATAATCTATTTGCTGGAACTACAGTTTTTAATCAACCTCTCAATTCCTGGGATGTAGAAAACGTCACCACTATGAATGGAATGTTCAGTTCTGCTGTGAACTTTAACCAACCGCTATCATCATGGAACGTTAGGAAAGTGACAGAAATGTCTAATATGTTCTCTGGCGCAAGTAGTTTCAATCAATCATTAGAAAACTGGAACTTGAGCGCTTTGGTTTTAGCCCATAAAATGCTTTTCAATACAGGTCTGAACTGTATCAATTACAGTAAAACACTTTCAGGTTGGGCAGATAACCCCAGCGCTCCCAATAACATCAACTTATCATCTGTAGAACCTGCTGTATACGCGGCAAATATTTTACCTAAAAGAACTATTTTAATTAATAGAGGATGGACAATCACCAACGATGTTATGGGAAGCTGTATACTGTCAACTTCAGAATATCCTGGTGTAAAAGAGTTTTCAATTTATCCAAATCCTGCGACAGATTTTATTTATTTAAAAAATAGTAATCAATCGACTGATTACAGCATCTTTGAATTAAGTGGAAAAATAGTTTTACAAGGAAAGTTGAAAAATAACGAAATCAACATTAAAAATCTTAGCAAAGGCAACTATATTTTACAGGTCAAAACAAAAGATGATATAGAAAATTTTAAATTCATCAAAAAATAA
- a CDS encoding 4'-phosphopantetheinyl transferase family protein, with protein sequence MPLYRDFSDDTATILVWKYDENDELNIDELLEPENAEKVKDYHPKKLLEVLIVRKLLKSIKPNSKILYKEREPFLSPKDAEISITHSYPFAAIAISKNKIGIDIEKFNPKILRVIDKFTYENERGFIPFDTEVVFYTIIWSVKESMYKIHHSKHWSLKKHYEVRPFELKHLHSIKCRVHDDQISDELKARVEFFDEYCFTVVEE encoded by the coding sequence ATGCCTCTTTACCGAGATTTTTCTGATGATACTGCAACCATTCTGGTCTGGAAATACGACGAGAATGATGAGCTTAATATTGATGAGCTTTTAGAACCCGAAAATGCAGAAAAAGTAAAAGATTATCATCCTAAAAAATTGCTGGAAGTTTTAATAGTCAGAAAACTTTTAAAAAGTATAAAACCGAATTCTAAAATTCTGTACAAAGAAAGAGAGCCGTTTCTATCGCCGAAAGATGCCGAAATTTCTATCACCCATTCTTATCCTTTTGCCGCGATTGCCATTTCAAAAAATAAAATTGGGATTGATATTGAAAAATTTAATCCTAAAATTTTAAGGGTAATCGACAAATTCACGTACGAAAATGAAAGAGGTTTTATTCCCTTTGATACGGAAGTGGTTTTTTATACGATTATCTGGAGCGTGAAAGAAAGTATGTATAAAATTCATCATTCTAAGCATTGGTCGCTGAAAAAACATTACGAAGTAAGACCTTTTGAACTTAAACATCTTCATTCTATAAAATGCAGAGTGCATGATGACCAGATTTCAGACGAACTTAAAGCAAGAGTGGAATTTTTTGACGAGTACTGCTTTACGGTTGTGGAAGAGTAG
- the purE gene encoding 5-(carboxyamino)imidazole ribonucleotide mutase, with amino-acid sequence MVGIIMGSQSDLPIMELAANFLKSLDIPYELTVVSAHRTPERMFDYAKTAKERGLKVIVAGAGGAAHLPGMVASCTTLPVIGVPILSSNSIDGWDSVLSILQMPGGIPVATVALNGALNAGILAAKILGSGNEEIAAKLQIYQDTLKDKVLGTVDDIKAKHPNQYDN; translated from the coding sequence ATGGTAGGAATTATTATGGGAAGTCAGAGCGACTTACCGATTATGGAATTGGCGGCTAATTTTCTAAAAAGTTTAGACATTCCTTATGAGTTGACCGTGGTTTCTGCTCACAGAACTCCGGAAAGAATGTTTGATTATGCAAAAACGGCTAAAGAAAGAGGTTTGAAAGTAATTGTTGCCGGAGCCGGCGGAGCAGCGCATCTTCCGGGAATGGTTGCAAGTTGCACTACTTTACCCGTAATCGGAGTTCCTATACTTTCCAGCAATTCTATTGACGGTTGGGATTCTGTTTTATCTATTTTACAAATGCCAGGCGGAATTCCCGTAGCAACCGTTGCATTAAATGGTGCTTTGAATGCTGGGATTTTAGCTGCAAAAATTTTAGGAAGCGGTAATGAAGAAATTGCAGCAAAACTTCAGATTTATCAGGATACTTTAAAAGATAAAGTTTTGGGAACGGTGGATGATATTAAAGCAAAACATCCGAATCAATATGATAACTAA